In the Alteromonas sp. M12 genome, one interval contains:
- the ung gene encoding uracil-DNA glycosylase produces MLTWDEIIKAEKKQPYFQQMQQFIAAERKAGKIIYPPAENVFSAFNITPFADVKVVILGQDPYHGPGQAHGLSFSVESTLKIPPSLKNIYKELAQDIEGFRIPTHGNLKQWAQQGVLLLNTVLTVEQGKAHSHAKIGWEIFTDKVIKQLNQNRQGLVFLLWGSHAQKKGLLVEHDRQHVLSAPHPSPLSAHRGFLGCKHFSQVNQILIRQGHSPINWQIG; encoded by the coding sequence ATGCTTACTTGGGATGAAATAATTAAGGCTGAAAAAAAACAGCCTTACTTTCAACAGATGCAACAATTTATTGCGGCTGAACGTAAGGCGGGTAAAATCATTTACCCGCCTGCTGAGAATGTTTTCAGCGCATTCAATATTACCCCTTTTGCGGATGTTAAAGTCGTTATATTAGGTCAAGATCCCTATCATGGTCCTGGACAAGCACATGGCCTAAGTTTTTCCGTAGAATCAACCCTTAAAATCCCGCCGTCATTAAAGAATATTTACAAAGAGTTAGCGCAAGATATTGAAGGTTTTAGAATCCCAACCCATGGCAACTTGAAACAATGGGCACAGCAGGGTGTGTTACTGCTTAATACGGTATTAACGGTAGAGCAGGGCAAAGCCCACTCTCACGCAAAAATCGGCTGGGAGATCTTCACTGATAAAGTGATAAAACAACTGAATCAGAATCGGCAAGGCTTAGTGTTCTTATTGTGGGGAAGTCATGCACAAAAAAAAGGTCTGCTAGTTGAGCATGATCGTCAGCATGTTCTTAGTGCACCTCATCCATCGCCTTTGTCAGCACATAGGGGCTTCTTAGGATGCAAACACTTCTCCCAAGTGAATCAAATTCTGATACGCCAAGGCCACTCACCAATAAATTGGCAAATTGGTTAG
- a CDS encoding DUF3545 family protein, whose translation MDTKELLSMIDTESRPSKTKSKKRKWREIEAIQDRYKLRKELEDMDMSLEAELANL comes from the coding sequence GTGGATACAAAAGAATTATTGTCAATGATTGACACCGAATCCCGCCCTTCTAAAACTAAAAGCAAAAAGCGTAAGTGGAGAGAAATAGAAGCGATTCAAGATCGCTATAAACTAAGAAAAGAGCTCGAAGATATGGATATGTCGTTAGAAGCTGAATTAGCTAACCTATAA
- the pgi gene encoding glucose-6-phosphate isomerase, with the protein MSLVNQSEQWKTLENLASSIAGQHMRDWFDADHSRAAKYYLEGCGIKLDYSKNLINQEILEALFSLAESQQVTAKRDAMFEGKIVNHTEKRAVLHTALRNFSGEAVLVDGEDVMPEVLATQEKIKDFVHSIHSGAHLGYTGKTIKHIVAIGIGGSFLGPKIMSEALKPYWHKGISVHYVANVDGCHIQDVLSELDHTDTLIVMSSKSFTTQETLQNTLTAKQWFLDQGGSQSDIAKHFVAVSSNVKAAVDFGMDENNIFPMWDWVGGRYSLWSAIGLPIALTIGYQNYRELLEGAYEMDCHFKEAPPEQNLPILLGLLGIWYTNFHGAQSHVLLPYYHYLRGFPAYVQQLDMESNGKCVAGLNEQIDYATGPVIWGSEGTNGQHSFHQLIHQGKVLIPADFMFPLNVHNQDDTHHAMLASNCFGQTQALMQGKTYEECYADLESANLDEQTRQSLATHKTMPGNKPSNTLLFDQLDPKTLGALVCMYEHKVFVQGAIWGVNSFDQWGVELGKVLGNQVLDKLVNSDASLDFDSSTNQLISAFRAANKS; encoded by the coding sequence ATGTCTTTAGTAAATCAAAGTGAACAATGGAAAACCCTTGAGAATTTGGCTAGCTCAATAGCTGGTCAACACATGCGTGATTGGTTCGATGCTGATCACTCCAGAGCGGCTAAATACTACCTTGAAGGCTGTGGCATCAAGCTAGATTATTCTAAAAACTTAATAAACCAAGAAATACTTGAAGCATTGTTTAGTTTAGCTGAAAGTCAACAAGTGACGGCCAAGCGCGACGCCATGTTCGAAGGCAAGATTGTTAACCATACTGAAAAAAGAGCTGTGCTGCATACGGCTTTGAGAAACTTTTCCGGTGAAGCAGTTTTAGTCGATGGCGAAGATGTAATGCCAGAAGTTCTAGCAACACAAGAAAAGATTAAAGACTTTGTCCATTCAATCCACTCTGGTGCGCACCTAGGCTATACAGGTAAAACAATTAAACATATTGTTGCTATAGGTATTGGTGGTTCATTTTTAGGCCCTAAAATCATGTCTGAGGCCTTGAAGCCTTATTGGCATAAAGGTATTTCGGTACATTACGTTGCCAATGTGGATGGCTGTCATATTCAAGATGTGTTGTCTGAGCTTGATCATACTGACACCTTGATTGTGATGTCCTCTAAATCCTTTACGACCCAAGAGACATTGCAAAATACCCTAACGGCTAAACAATGGTTCCTTGACCAAGGCGGCAGTCAGAGCGATATTGCTAAGCACTTTGTAGCAGTCTCATCTAACGTCAAGGCTGCTGTAGATTTTGGGATGGACGAAAATAACATATTTCCGATGTGGGATTGGGTTGGTGGCCGCTATTCACTTTGGTCAGCCATAGGTTTACCGATTGCGTTAACCATCGGCTACCAAAATTATCGTGAGTTACTTGAGGGTGCTTACGAGATGGATTGCCACTTCAAAGAAGCTCCTCCAGAACAAAACCTACCAATATTATTAGGCTTGCTTGGAATTTGGTATACCAACTTCCACGGCGCTCAAAGTCATGTTTTGCTGCCTTACTATCACTATTTACGTGGTTTCCCAGCTTACGTTCAACAATTGGATATGGAAAGTAATGGTAAATGTGTGGCAGGTTTGAATGAGCAAATCGATTATGCCACAGGACCTGTCATTTGGGGCAGCGAGGGAACCAATGGCCAGCACTCGTTCCATCAATTAATTCATCAAGGGAAAGTGCTTATCCCTGCTGATTTTATGTTTCCTTTAAACGTACATAATCAAGATGACACTCATCACGCTATGTTGGCTTCAAATTGTTTTGGTCAAACCCAAGCTCTGATGCAAGGCAAAACATATGAAGAGTGTTATGCCGATTTAGAAAGTGCAAATTTAGATGAACAAACCCGTCAGTCATTAGCCACCCATAAAACTATGCCTGGTAACAAACCGAGCAATACTTTGTTGTTTGACCAACTAGATCCCAAGACCCTTGGTGCTCTAGTGTGTATGTATGAACACAAAGTATTTGTGCAAGGAGCGATTTGGGGTGTGAACTCATTTGACCAATGGGGTGTTGAGCTTGGAAAAGTGCTGGGTAACCAAGTTTTAGATAAACTGGTTAATAGCGACGCCAGTTTGGATTTTGATAGTTCAACAAATCAATTAATTTCTGCGTTTAGGGCTGCCAATAAAAGTTAA